The following are encoded together in the Humulus lupulus chromosome 5, drHumLupu1.1, whole genome shotgun sequence genome:
- the LOC133834571 gene encoding cyclic nucleotide-gated ion channel 1, translated as MNFQQEKVVRFQDWNAEKNKEVLYTPNDEMNPGKLKLTLNSVSHTFQRSFESGSERLKRIKRSFKSCSFDSAMAKSFGSEKKILDPQGPFLQRWNKIFVLSCVIAISLDPLFFYIPVVDDARKCLDLDRKLEITASVLRSFTDIFYIIHIIFQFRTGFIAPSSRVFGRGVLVEDACAIAKRYLMSYFLIDILAVLPLPQVVILIVIPRLKGSSSLNTKNLLKFIVLFQYFPRIIRVYPLYTEVTRTSGILTETAWAGAAFNLLLYMLASHVLGAFWYLVSIERETTCWQEACGKNLTCSLDSLYCDSFKRNNTFLNASCPIKEDENDFFNFGIFLDALQSGVVETSTDFTQKFFYCFWWGLRNLSSLGQNLETSTYVWEICFAVFISIAGLVLFSFLIGNMQTYLQSTTTRLEEMRVKRRDAEQWMSHRLLPDSLRERIRRYEQYKWQETRGVDEENLICNLPKDLRRDIKRHLCLALLMRVPMFEKMDEQLLDAMCDRLKPVLYTEDSYIVREGDPVDEMLFIMRGRLLTVTTNGGRTGFFNSEYLKAGDFCGEELLTWALDPHSSSNLPISTRTVQALTEVEAFALKADDLKFVASQFRRLHSKQLRHTFRFYSQQWRTWAACFIQAAWRRYSKKKLEESLREEENRLQDALAKAGASSPSLGATIYASRFAANALRAIRRNNTRKTRMPERMPPMLLQKPAEPDFTAEEQ; from the exons ATGAATTTCCAGCAGGAGAAAGTAGTGAG GTTCCAGGACTGGAATGCAGAGAAAAATAAAGAGGTGCTGTACACTCCAAATGATGAAATGAATCCAGGAAAACTTAAACTGACATTAAACTCGGTTTCACACACATTTCAAAGAAGCTTTGAATCTGGTTCTGAGAGGCTTAAAAGGATTAAACGATCATTTAAGTCCTGTTCATTTGATAGTGCCATGGCTAAAAGCTTTGGTTCCGAGAAGAAGATTCTTGATCCACAAGGGCCATTCCTCCAGAGATGGAATAAGATATTTGTGCTGTCATGTGTCATTGCCATTTCTCTGGATCCTTTGTTTTTCTATATCCCAGTGGTTGATGATGCGAGGAAGTGTTTAGACTTGGACAGGAAGCTGGAGATCACTGCTAGTGTGTTGCGTTCTTTCACAGACATATTTTATATAATTCATATTATCTTTCAATTCCGTACTGGATTTATTGCTCCGTCTTCTCGAGTTTTTGGAAGGGGTGTTTTAGTTGAAGATGCTTGCGCTATTGCTAAGAGATATCTAATGTCATACTTCTTAATCGATATCCTTGCTGTCCTTCCTCTCCCACAG GTGGTGATTTTGATTGTCATTCCAAGATTGAAGGGCTCATCATCATTGAATACGAAGAACTTGTTGAAATTTATTGTCTTGTTTCAATATTTTCCAAGGATTATTCGAGTGTATCCATTGTATACAGAAGTTACGAGAACTTCTGGCATACTCACTGAAACTGCATGGGCAGGAGCTGCGTTTAATCTTTTACTTTACATGCTTGCCAGTCAT GTACTTGGAGCCTTCTGGTACTTGGTTTCCATAGAACGGGAAACTACATGCTGGCAAGAGGCCTGTGGGAAAAATTTGACATGCAGCCTGGACTCTTTATATTGTGATAGCTTCAAAAGGAATAACACATTCTTGAATGCTTCCTGTCCaataaaagaagatgaaaatgatTTCTTTAATTTTGGAATATTCCTTGATGCCCTTCAATCTGGTGTTGTTGAGACATCTACTGATTTTACACAAAAGTTTTTTTACTGCTTTTGGTGGGGTCTTCGAAATTTGAG TTCACTTGGCCAAAATCTTGAGACTAGTACCTATGTCTGGGAAATTTGCTTTGCAGTCTTCATTTCAATTGCTGGATTAGTACTATTTTCATTTCTTATTGGAAATATGCAG ACATATttgcagtccaccactacaagaTTGGAGGAGATGAGAGTGAAAAGGAGAGATGCAGAACAGTGGATGTCCCATCGCTTGCTCCCTGACAGTCTGAGAGAGCGGATCAGGCGTTATGAGCAATACAAATGGCAAGAAACCAGAGGTGTTGATGAAGAGAATCTAATTTGTAATCTTCCTAAGGATCTCAGAAGGGATATAAAGCGTCATCTCTGCCTGGCTTTGCTAATGAGA GTGCCGATGTTTGAGAAAATGGATGAACAATTATTGGATGCGATGTGTGATCGACTCAAGCCAGTACTATACACAGAGGATAGCTACATTGTTCGAGAGGGAGACCCGGTTGATGAGATGCTCTTCATAATGCGAGGCAGGCTGCTGACTGTGACCACAAATGGTGGAAGAACTGGTTTTTTCAATTCTGAATATCTTAAGGCTGGTGACTTTTGTGGAGAAGAACTCCTTACATGGGCTTTGGATCCCCATTCTTCATCGAATCTCCCTATCTCGACTAGAACTGTGCAAGCACTGACAGAAGTTGAAGCCTTTGCATTAAAGGCTGATGATTTGAAATTTGTAGCGTCTCAGTTCCGGAGGCTTCACAGTAAGCAGCTGCGCCACACTTTCAGATTTTACTCTCAGCAGTGGAGGACTTGGGCAGCTTGTTTTATTCAAGCAGCATGGCGCCGCTATAGCAAGAAAAAGCTCGAAGAGTCTCTTAGGGAAGAAGAGAACAGGTTGCAGGATGCACTGGCCAAGGCCGGGGCGAGCTCACCCAGTTTAGGTGCTACCATCTACGCTTCCCGATTTGCTGCTAATGCGCTGCGTGCCATAAGGCGTAATAATACTCGAAAAACAAGGATGCCGGAAAGAATGCCACCGATGCTGCTTCAGAAGCCAGCTGAGCCAGATTTTACTGCTGAAGAACAGTAg